The sequence GCCCCAGCAGACCTGCGGCGAGCAGCAGCACCAGCAGGGGCTCCGGCCTGCCCAGCTGCCACTGGGCCATGGGCAGCGCCGCGAAGCCCTTCACCACGAGCACCAGCAGGCCAGAGCACCAGGCCACCGGCGGCAACAGCAGGCCGAGCAGGGGAGGCACCAGCACGGCCACCAGGGCCAGGGCCATCGCCCCCAGGGTGAGGGGGGTGAGCAGCGGCGCCGCCACCAGATTGGCCGGCACGGCGTAGAGGGGCACCACGCCGAAGTGGAACAGCTGCAGCGGCAGGGTCCAGAGCGAGGCGGCGAGGGGCACGGCGCTGGCGGCGGCGAGCCAGCCCGGGCACCAGGGCGGCAGCCGGCGGCGCAGGCCCTGCTCCAGGGGAGAGGCGCAGACCACGAGAGCGGCCGTGGCCACCACGCTGAGCTGGAAGCCCACATCGGCCAGCCACTCGGGCCGCCACAGCAACAGAATCAGGGCACTGGCCATCAGGATCCCAAAGGGCCGCCCGCGGCCGCCGCTCTCCAGCACCGCCAGGGCCAGGCCGCCCATCAGCACGGCCCGCAGCACCGAGGGCTGCGGGCCGGCCAGCAGCACGAACAGCAGCATGGCCGCGCCAGCCAGCCCCAGCCGCGGCCAGCGCGGCAGGCGGCGCCCCAGGGGGAGCACCGCTCCCAGCAGCACGCTGAGATGGAAGCCGGAGGCGGCCAGGGCATGGGAGAGTCCCGCGGCGCGGAAGGCCTCCTTGAGCTCCAGCGGCAGGGGCACCCGCGCGCTGCCGAGCACCAGGGCCGCCAGCAGCCCGCCCCGCTCCGCTCCCACGCCAGCCAGCAGCCGCTGGGCCAGCTGGCGGCGCAGGTCGGCCAGGGGAGTTGGGGGACGGGCCAGCACCGTGGCCTGCTCCACCTGCAGCTGGGTGGCCGCCCCCTGGCGCCGCAGCCGCTCCGCCGGCCCGGCCAGGAGCGGGTGGGGAGCCGGCTGAGGCTGCCTGAGCCGGCCATGGGCCTCGACGCGCCAGCCCTGCTGGAGGCCGCCGCAGGAGGCCAGGCGCAGCTCGGTGCGCCCCTGGGGCAGCTGCAGCAGGGCCCGGCAGGTCCCATCCGGCCCCGTCGGCTGGGGATCACTGAGCAGGGTGCCGCGCAGCGTCACGACCAGTGGAGCGCCGCCACCAGCCCCTGGGGCATCGAGCTGCCACACCGGATCCCCGGGGGCCGCCAGGGGCGGCGTGAGCGACACCCACAGGGCCCGCAGCAGCACCAGCGCCACCAGGGCCGCCCAGACGATCCGCCGCCGCCTGGGGCGCGACCGCGATGGTGGCACTGGCACGGGCTCTCGCAGCGGGCCTGAGGGCAATCCCATGGCCCCAGCGTTGCCACGGCGGCTTCATGCCCTCTGCCGCCCCCGGGCCAACCCTCAGCTGCCGGGCAGCCGCAGCAGCAGGTCGCACAGCTGCTCGCTGGGGAGCTCCCTCTGCAGCAGGGGCTCCACCAGGGCGGCCAGAGGCCGCAGCCGGCAGGGCCAGATCTGGCGCTCGCTGCTGCGCCCCAGCTGGAAACTGCCCAGCAGCAGCACCGCCAGCAGCAGGCGCCGACGCAGGGGCGTCACGCCACGGGCTGCGGGGCCTGGGCCTCGAGCCAGGCCTGGCGCCGCTCGGGGCTGAGCAGCGGGAAGCCCAGCGCCGTGCGCTCCGCCAGCCAGGCCTCGGCCACCTGGCGGGCCAGCACGCGGATGCGGCCGATCGTGGCCGTGCGCTCGGTCACCGAGATCACGCCGCGGGCCTCCAGCAGGTTGAAGGTGTGGCTGCACTTGAGCACGTAATCCAGCGCCGGGGCCGGCAGGCCCCGCTCCACCAGATCGCCGGCCTCGGCCTCGTAGAGGGCGAACAGCTGCTGCAGCCGCTCGGGGTTGGAGGCCTCGAAGTTGTAGGTGCACTGGCCCTTCTCGAAGGGCAGCCAGATGTCGCCGTAGCTGCGCACGCCGTTCCAGGCGAGATCCCAGATGCTCTCCACGTCCTGCAGATACATGGCCAGACGCTCGAGGCCATAGGTGATCTCGATCGACACCGGCCGGCAGTCGAGCCCGCCGCACTGCTGGAAGTAGGTGAACTGGGTCACCTCCATGCCATCGAGCCACACCTCCCAGCCCACGCCCCAGGCGCCGAGGGTGGGGGATTCCCAGTTGTCCTCCACGAAGCGGATGTCGTGGTCGGCGGCGCGGATGCCCAGGGTCTCCAGGGAAGCCAGGTAGGTCTCCTGGATGGCATCGGGCGACGGCTTGATCAGCACCTGGTACTGGAAGTAGTGCTGGGCCCGGTTGGGGTTGTCGCCGTAGCGGCCGTCGGTGGGGCGGCGGCAGGGCTCGGGGTAGGCCACCGCCCAGGGCTCGGGCCCGATCGCCCGCAGCACCGTGTGCGGACTCATGGTGCCGGCGCCCTTCTCGGTGTCGTAGGGCTGCAGGATCAGACAGCCCTGCTCAGCCCAGAAGCGGTTGAGGGTGCTGATGATGTCCTGGAAGTGCATCGGGGCCTGGTGCCCGGCGGAGGGGGCAGAGAGGGAAGGGGCTTGGCCAGCGAACCGGCGCCGAACAACGTTGCCATGGCACAGCACCCTCTGGAGACGGCGCCAGCCCCGGCAGCCATTTGACAAGGGCAGGCCGGAGCTCGACAGTGAGCCGATCAGATCGGCCCTGAGCGTTGAAGTTTGTCGTCGGC is a genomic window of Cyanobium sp. NS01 containing:
- the glyQ gene encoding glycine--tRNA ligase subunit alpha — protein: MHFQDIISTLNRFWAEQGCLILQPYDTEKGAGTMSPHTVLRAIGPEPWAVAYPEPCRRPTDGRYGDNPNRAQHYFQYQVLIKPSPDAIQETYLASLETLGIRAADHDIRFVEDNWESPTLGAWGVGWEVWLDGMEVTQFTYFQQCGGLDCRPVSIEITYGLERLAMYLQDVESIWDLAWNGVRSYGDIWLPFEKGQCTYNFEASNPERLQQLFALYEAEAGDLVERGLPAPALDYVLKCSHTFNLLEARGVISVTERTATIGRIRVLARQVAEAWLAERTALGFPLLSPERRQAWLEAQAPQPVA
- a CDS encoding ComEC/Rec2 family competence protein, which encodes MPVPPSRSRPRRRRIVWAALVALVLLRALWVSLTPPLAAPGDPVWQLDAPGAGGGAPLVVTLRGTLLSDPQPTGPDGTCRALLQLPQGRTELRLASCGGLQQGWRVEAHGRLRQPQPAPHPLLAGPAERLRRQGAATQLQVEQATVLARPPTPLADLRRQLAQRLLAGVGAERGGLLAALVLGSARVPLPLELKEAFRAAGLSHALAASGFHLSVLLGAVLPLGRRLPRWPRLGLAGAAMLLFVLLAGPQPSVLRAVLMGGLALAVLESGGRGRPFGILMASALILLLWRPEWLADVGFQLSVVATAALVVCASPLEQGLRRRLPPWCPGWLAAASAVPLAASLWTLPLQLFHFGVVPLYAVPANLVAAPLLTPLTLGAMALALVAVLVPPLLGLLLPPVAWCSGLLVLVVKGFAALPMAQWQLGRPEPLLVLLLAAGLLGLSLPGPAGLPRLGRRLAPALLLLAALGHLALLRADQLVLVHQGHRDLLLARHQGRAALVSLQADGFSCRQARQLATGFGIPRLDWALLLDPVAPAEPACWQAQAGLVLASADGSLPLQPGQWLGSPGLVAEPLSADSRAISLVLGQRRWLLLPDRQALRAWRATEAKAWDGIWLGVLPRRPERQAVTAASRGAIWLSGGGPADAPPGWSASGPRGWLQQGWG